One genomic window of Daphnia pulex isolate KAP4 chromosome 10, ASM2113471v1 includes the following:
- the LOC124203855 gene encoding uncharacterized protein LOC124203855, whose amino-acid sequence MFGSSPASTVSVLMAVLLAGASPAAYLTNQWPPLMINQPYYGLFYLPYRHYHSTGVNSWNSIDQLPKNNFEEESVEPEITDIEGRTPVQKLYSDRPDGSNNFPSVTESRLQLGPSLRNAFPNLASTISSSFFFNNPSAGLLTSFGLLDGTSCTSPNAEAGICTNSRLCSSYGGRSSGSCSSFGNVCCINTVTRCGATVTLNNTYWQAPTTLSADSTCSLDVKMDPTLPEQRRNPICQVRLDFEAFAIAGPNTQTVCATDNFRVSGTANKVPIICGQNVGQHMYLIAPSSTADVQLIFTLGTGSAQDRNWKIRISLLSCTSTNLLAPDDCLQYFTQSIGTVRSFNWREVSPSATGPRQLANQDYNICFRTEQVTNTNAFPRVSSSICYSPCVITTVAVAPQMTPLALSLTGDSTVAFLPAGAGAGTAFNQCANTDYIVIDGAVDASTPANFNDRFCGNNLNAVAQTTSVTLCSTVKPFNIYYRTDGSEANTELGNNGFCLRYEQRAS is encoded by the exons ATGTTCGGTTCATCTCCAGCATCCACCGTGTCCGTCCTGATGGCCGTCCTGCTGGCAGGAGCATCTCCAGCTGCTTACCTAACCAACCAGTGGCCACCGCTGATGATCAACCAACCTTATTACGGCTTATTCTATCTGCCTTATCGCCATTACCACTCTACAG GTGTCAATTCCTGGAATTCAATCGACCAACTACCCAAAAACAATTTCGAGgaagaaa GCGTCGAGCCAGAAATAACTGACATTGAAGGCAGAACTCCCGTCCAGAAACTTTACTCCGACCGTCCCGACGGAAGCAACAACTTCCCCTCGG TCACGGAAAGTCGTCTGCAGTTGGGTCCTTCGCTACGGAACGCATTCCCCAACTTGGCGTCGACCATTTCatcatctttcttcttcaacaatcCATCCGCCGGGCTGTTGACGTCGTTCGGTTTACTGGATGGAACGTCTTGCACGTCGCCCAACGCCGAGGCCGGCATCTGCACCAATTCCAGGCTCTGTTCCAGCTACGGTGGGCGATCCAGCGGCTCGTGCAGTTCATTCGGCAACGTCTGTTGCATCA atACGGTGACTCGATGCGGGGCCACCGTGACGCTCAACAATACTTACTGGCAGGCTCCGACGACGCTCAGCGCCGACTCGACGTGTTCCCTCGACGTTAAAATGGACCCGACATTGCCGGAACAAAGGAGGAATCCAATCTGCCAAGTTCG ATTGGATTTCGAAGCTTTCGCCATCGCCGGACCCAATACTCAGACCGTTTGCGCTACGGACAACTTCCGGGTGAGCGGAACTGCCAATAAAGTGCCGATTATTTGCGGCCAAAATGTCGGCCAGCACA TGTACTTGATTGCCCCGTCGTCGACGGCTGATGTTCAATTGATATTCACGTTGGGCACTGGGTCGGCACAGGATCGTAATTGGAAGATCAGGATCAGTTTACTATCCTGCACTTCTACGAATTTActtg ctccTGACGATTGTCTCCAGTATTTCACGCAAAGTATCGGGACTGTCAGATCGTTTAATTGGCGTGAAGTGTCGCCATCGGCGACAGGGCCCCGTCAGCTGGCCAATCAGGACTACAACATTTGCTTCCGGACGGAGCAGGTCACCAACACCAACGCTTTCCCTAGG GTCTCGTCGTCCATTTGTTACAGTCCGTGTGTCATCACGACCGTAGCCGTTGCTCCGCAAATGACGCCGTTGGCGTTGAGTTTGACGGGCGACTCGACGGTTGCATTTCTTCCGGCCGGAGCTGGAGCCGGGACGGCCTTCAATCAGTGCGCCAACACCGACTACATCGTCATCGACGGGGCGGTAGATGCGTCGACGCCGGCCAATTTTAACGATCGATTTTGCGGCAACAATTTGAACGCCGTCGCCCAAACCACTTCAGTCACCTTATGCT CAACGGTCAAGCCGTTCAACATTTACTACCGGACAGACGGATCGGAGGCGAACACCGAGCTGGGCAATAATGGATTCTGCTTGCGATATGAGCAGAGAGcttcttaa
- the LOC124203868 gene encoding 5'-3' exoribonuclease 2-like isoform X1, whose protein sequence is MVKIYFLLAALCGLVSISLADPTMYGATPAKYPAAPSTYPAPASYPAPTTYPAPTTYPAPTTTYAAPTKYETPTTTAKYEAPTPKYEKKKEEYPMKPEYKKETYPMKMEYGGKKYRRAVDDKTEEIQEETQEDPVKVSKKAEVKLSEKNVQLLRDAVIDNLLSDPQFGRGFGIGIGFGGRGGFGGRRGFYGGRGGYYGGRGGFYGGRGGYYGGRGGFYGGRRGGRPFFDGEEDSDLMMDDDQFLDME, encoded by the exons ATGGTCAAG ATATATTTCCTGCTAGCCGCCTTGTGCGGATTGGTCTCTATTAGCTTAGCTGACCCTACAATGTACGGTGCTACTCCAGCCAAGTATCCAGCAGCTCCGTCCACTTATCCAGCTCCGGCTAGTTATCCAGCTCCTACCACTTACCCAGCTCCAACCACCTATCCAGCTCCTACCACCACTTATGCAGCTCCCACCAAATACGAAACTCCTACCACCACAGCCAAGTACGAAGCTCCAACTCCTAAatacgagaagaagaaggaagaatacCCCATGAAGCCGGAATACAAGAAGGAGACCTACCCCATGAAGATGGAATACGGCGGCAAAAAGTACAGACGTGCCGTGGATGACAAGACGGAAGAGATCCAGGAAGAGACCCAGGAAGATCCAGTTAAGGTTTCCAAAAAGGCGGAAGTGAAACTTTCGGAAAAGAATGTCCAGCTCTTACGCGATGCCGTGATCGACAATCTCTTATCCGACCCTCAATTTGGTCGTGGATTCGGTATCGGTATTGGATTCGGAGGACGAGGTGGATTCGGTGGTCGACGTGGTTTTTACGGTGGTCGAGGTGGTTACTATGGTGGTAGAGGTGGTTTTTATGGTGGTAGAGGTGGTTACTACGGGGGTCGAGGTGGATTTTACGGGGGACGACGTGGTGGACGTCCTTTTTTTGATGGCGAAGAGGATTCCGATCTGATGATGGATGATGATCAATTCTTGGACATGGAATAA
- the LOC124203868 gene encoding nucleolin-like isoform X2 translates to MVKIYFLLAALCGLVSISLADPTMYGATPAKYPAAPSTYPAPASYPAPTTYPAPTTYPAPTTTYAAPTKYETPTTTAKYEAPTPKYEKKKETYPMKMEYGGKKYRRAVDDKTEEIQEETQEDPVKVSKKAEVKLSEKNVQLLRDAVIDNLLSDPQFGRGFGIGIGFGGRGGFGGRRGFYGGRGGYYGGRGGFYGGRGGYYGGRGGFYGGRRGGRPFFDGEEDSDLMMDDDQFLDME, encoded by the exons ATGGTCAAG ATATATTTCCTGCTAGCCGCCTTGTGCGGATTGGTCTCTATTAGCTTAGCTGACCCTACAATGTACGGTGCTACTCCAGCCAAGTATCCAGCAGCTCCGTCCACTTATCCAGCTCCGGCTAGTTATCCAGCTCCTACCACTTACCCAGCTCCAACCACCTATCCAGCTCCTACCACCACTTATGCAGCTCCCACCAAATACGAAACTCCTACCACCACAGCCAAGTACGAAGCTCCAACTCCTAAatacgagaagaagaag GAGACCTACCCCATGAAGATGGAATACGGCGGCAAAAAGTACAGACGTGCCGTGGATGACAAGACGGAAGAGATCCAGGAAGAGACCCAGGAAGATCCAGTTAAGGTTTCCAAAAAGGCGGAAGTGAAACTTTCGGAAAAGAATGTCCAGCTCTTACGCGATGCCGTGATCGACAATCTCTTATCCGACCCTCAATTTGGTCGTGGATTCGGTATCGGTATTGGATTCGGAGGACGAGGTGGATTCGGTGGTCGACGTGGTTTTTACGGTGGTCGAGGTGGTTACTATGGTGGTAGAGGTGGTTTTTATGGTGGTAGAGGTGGTTACTACGGGGGTCGAGGTGGATTTTACGGGGGACGACGTGGTGGACGTCCTTTTTTTGATGGCGAAGAGGATTCCGATCTGATGATGGATGATGATCAATTCTTGGACATGGAATAA
- the LOC124203858 gene encoding translation initiation factor IF-2-like isoform X2: MAKVCFFLVALCGLASLSVAEPSSTMYGSPATPAKYPAPATYPAPAPAPAKYETPAPTKYETPTTTAKYEAPTPAKYEAAPKYEEKKEEYPMKMEYKTEEKPMEYKKEEKMEYKKETYPKKMEYGGKKYRRSIDEDAEESHSDPMRRPMMYKLTPTDLKAVRDAVISKLLSAESDPVRRPAKAGILTDLFKFLVRDENDFIMASDPVRRGGKSKFAGQLAGNLAGGVLGGLLNDENCWRVGLSRKQAKVVRDAVMTKLVMESDPAFRKSFGKTFAREGAGAVGSFIGSKIRGGDAEDLVQMYGRDPARRKFLKNVASNFGAGVVGGLLGNEEALSMEELDDMMDDMDPGKRRWW; encoded by the exons ATGGCAAAG gtctgtttctttttggtcgCCTTATGCGGATTGGCCTCACTGAGTGTTGCGGAGCCAAGCAGCACCATGTACGGTAGCCCTGCTACCCCAGCCAAGTATCCAGCTCCGGCCACTTATCCAGCTCCTGCTCCCGCCCCTGCCAAATACGAAACTCCGGCTCCCACAAAATACGAAACTCCTACCACCACTGCAAAATACGAAGCTCCAACTCCTGCCAAATATGAAGCTGCTCCCAAGTAcgaggagaagaaggaagaatacCCAATGAAGATGGAATACAAGACCGAGGAGAAACCAATGGAatacaagaaagaagagaagatggagtacaaaaaagaaacttacccCAAGAAGATGGAATACGGAGGCAAGAAGTACAGGCGATCCATCGACGAAGATGCCGAGGAATCCCATTCTGACCCAATGAGACGTCCTATGATGTACAAACTAACCCCAACGGATCTCAAAGCCGTCCGAGATGCCGTCATCAGTAAACTCTTGTCAGCAGAGAGTGATCCTGTCCGAAGGCCGGCGAAGGCAGGAATCCTTACAGATTTGTTTAAGTTCCTGGTCAGGGATGAGAATGATTTCATCATGGCGAGCGATCCTGTCCGAAG AGGTGGGAAATCGAAATTCGCTGGACAACTCGCCGGTAATTTGGCCGGAGGTGTTTTGGGTGGACTGTTGAACGATGAGAATTGCTGGCGCGTTGGACTGTCGAGGAAACAAGCCAAAGTCGTTCGTGATGCCGTGATGACGAAACTGGTGATGGAGAGCGATCCCGCCTTCCGCAAGTCGTTCGGCAAGACCTTCGCCCGAGAAGGAGCCGGTGCAGTGGGATCTTTCATTGGTTCAAAGATTCGTGGCGGAGATGCTGAAGATCTAGTCCAGATGTACGGAAGAGATCCTGCAAGAAGGAAATTTCTGAAGAATGTGGCTAGTAATTTTGGTGCCGGTGTCGTGGGTGGATTGTTGGGCAATGAAGAAGCCTTGTCCATGGAAGAGTTGGACGATATGATGGACGATATGGATCCTGGTAAACGTCGGTGGTGGTAA
- the LOC124203858 gene encoding uncharacterized protein LOC124203858 isoform X1, whose protein sequence is MAKVCFFLVALCGLASLSVAEPSSTMYGSPATPAKYPAPATYPAPAPAPAKYETPAPTKYETPTTTAKYEAPTPAKYEAAPKYEEKKEEYPMKMEYKTEEKPMEYKKEEKMEYKKETYPKKMEYGGKKYRRSIDEDAEESHSDPMRRPMMYKLTPTDLKAVRDAVISKLLSAESDPVRRPAKAGILTDLFKFLVRDENDFIMASDPVRRPATAGILTDLFKFLSRDEDDFTMASDPVRRGGKSKFAGQLAGNLAGGVLGGLLNDENCWRVGLSRKQAKVVRDAVMTKLVMESDPAFRKSFGKTFAREGAGAVGSFIGSKIRGGDAEDLVQMYGRDPARRKFLKNVASNFGAGVVGGLLGNEEALSMEELDDMMDDMDPGKRRWW, encoded by the exons ATGGCAAAG gtctgtttctttttggtcgCCTTATGCGGATTGGCCTCACTGAGTGTTGCGGAGCCAAGCAGCACCATGTACGGTAGCCCTGCTACCCCAGCCAAGTATCCAGCTCCGGCCACTTATCCAGCTCCTGCTCCCGCCCCTGCCAAATACGAAACTCCGGCTCCCACAAAATACGAAACTCCTACCACCACTGCAAAATACGAAGCTCCAACTCCTGCCAAATATGAAGCTGCTCCCAAGTAcgaggagaagaaggaagaatacCCAATGAAGATGGAATACAAGACCGAGGAGAAACCAATGGAatacaagaaagaagagaagatggagtacaaaaaagaaacttacccCAAGAAGATGGAATACGGAGGCAAGAAGTACAGGCGATCCATCGACGAAGATGCCGAGGAATCCCATTCTGACCCAATGAGACGTCCTATGATGTACAAACTAACCCCAACGGATCTCAAAGCCGTCCGAGATGCCGTCATCAGTAAACTCTTGTCAGCAGAGAGTGATCCTGTCCGAAGGCCGGCGAAGGCAGGAATCCTTACAGATTTGTTTAAGTTCCTGGTCAGGGATGAGAATGATTTCATCATGGCGAGCGATCCTGTCCGAAGGCCTGCGACGGCAGGAATCCTTACAGATTTGTTCAAGTTCCTGTCCAGAGATGAGGATGATTTCACCATGGCGAGCGATCCTGTCCGAAGAGGTGGGAAATCGAAATTCGCTGGACAACTCGCCGGTAATTTGGCCGGAGGTGTTTTGGGTGGACTGTTGAACGATGAGAATTGCTGGCGCGTTGGACTGTCGAGGAAACAAGCCAAAGTCGTTCGTGATGCCGTGATGACGAAACTGGTGATGGAGAGCGATCCCGCCTTCCGCAAGTCGTTCGGCAAGACCTTCGCCCGAGAAGGAGCCGGTGCAGTGGGATCTTTCATTGGTTCAAAGATTCGTGGCGGAGATGCTGAAGATCTAGTCCAGATGTACGGAAGAGATCCTGCAAGAAGGAAATTTCTGAAGAATGTGGCTAGTAATTTTGGTGCCGGTGTCGTGGGTGGATTGTTGGGCAATGAAGAAGCCTTGTCCATGGAAGAGTTGGACGATATGATGGACGATATGGATCCTGGTAAACGTCGGTGGTGGTAA
- the LOC124203864 gene encoding uncharacterized protein LOC124203864: MKAHLILFTLCGLGLLVNATAMDIEDEEDDGFHHGFSMADEMDEEEFGLPMNDQEMEDDDLERMADPLRVRIRIRRPPPFGLGMGGMGGLGGMGRFPGIGGYAGLGGYAGLDGLGLSGGFGLGFDEAEERSSVVADDEDSPRSSGPKMEDDNNSEDEERMADPVRIHIHARPSFPRFDPRFGMEDDEESTADPARFRIGVPSKFVPPGRITALDELMSDPFFRIRMRAGLGRPFGMGFPFGYGGFFPRPSPYFFDSPMENKGSRYSKRGQAGRWFDPLIEDITIKERIRIRTPDRYDRYRRYKPYYWRMRKY, encoded by the exons ATGAAG GCTCATTTAATTCTGTTCACCTTGTGTGGACTTGGACTGTTGGTGAATGCCACGGCTATGGATatcgaagatgaagaagacgatgGATTCCACCACGGATTCTCGATGGCAGATGAAATGGACGAGGAAGAATTCGGTTTGCCCATGAACGATCAGGAAATGGAAGACGACGACTTGGAGCGAATGGCCGATCCTTTGAGAGTCCGCATCCGCATTCGACGCCCTCCGCCGTTTGGTCTTGGAATGGGTGGGATGGGAGGCCTTGGTGGAATGGGTAGATTTCCCGGAATCGGAGGCTATGCTGGACTTGGCGGATATGCGGGACTCGACGGACTGGGTCTTTCTGGTGGATTTGGACTTGGCTTTGACGAAGCTGAGGAAAGATCTTCTGTTGTAGCTGATGATGAGGATTCTCCAAGATCATCCGGCCCGAAAATGGAAGACGACAACAATAGCGAAGATGAGGAACGTATGGCCGATCCGGTGAGAATCCACATTCACGCTCGACCGTCTTTCCCAAGATTTGATCCTCGATTTGGAATGGAAGATGACGAAGAGTCAACGGCCGATCCAGCGAGATTCCGCATAGGTGTTCCATCAAAATTTGTTCCTCCGGGTAGAATTACAGCTTTGGATGAATTAATGTCCGACCCGTTCTTCCGAATTCGTATGAGAGCCGGTTTAGGCCGGCCATTTGGAATGGGTTTCCCATTTGGTTACGGAGGTTTCTTTCCTAGACCCAGCCCTTACTTTTTCGACAGCCCCATGGAAAACAAGGGATCACGTTATTCCAAAAGAGGCCAAGCTGGACGTTGGTTCGATCCGTTGATCGAAGACATCACCATCAAAGAACGCATCCGCATTCGTACGCCAGATCGTTACGATCGTTACCGTCGTTACAAACCTTATTACTGGCGAATGAGGAAATATTAA
- the LOC124203869 gene encoding TATA-binding protein-associated factor 2N-like, with product MKIAFLLAALCGMLLATTAMTFDDDEMDQLEDPMSMGKCRGCAWRDNDLEEPVTADEIEDMMHMMDPQGRRRGGGGDRRGGYRRGGDRRRGYGDGRGGYNEDIFQSPATTTGDEMMQDPLLGFGWGWGSPWGGWGGWGRRGWGGWGRRGWGGWGRRGWGRRYFDSDDSSNQEMQGEEPEAISADDLEDMMMLDPQGGRRGGYRGDRDRYRGDRDRYRGDRDRYRGDRDRYRGDRDRYRGRRNDMEL from the exons ATGAAg ATTGCTTTTCTGCTGGCCGCCTTGTGCGGAATGCTGTTGGCCACCACGGCCATGACGTTCGACGACGATGAAATGGACCAATTAGAAGATCCCATGTCCATGGGAAAATGCCGAGGATGTGCGTGGAGAGACAACGACCTGGAGGAACCCGTAACGGCTGACGAAATCGAAGATATGATGCACATGATGGATCCTCAAGGCAGACGTCGTGGTGGCGGAGGAGACCGAAGAGGTGGGTACCGAAGAGGTGGAGATCGAAGACGTGGATACGGAGATGGAAGAGGTGGTTACAACGAAGACATTTTCCAATCGCCAGCAACAACCACCGGCGATGAAATGATGCAGGATCCTCTACTTGGCTTCGGATGGGGTTGGGGAAGCCCATGGGGCGGATGGGGTGGTTGGGGAAGAAGAGGCTGGGGTGGTTGGGGAAGAAGGGGCTGGGgtggatggggaagaagagGCTGGGGCCGTCGCTATTTCGACTCGGACGACAGCAGCAACCAGGAAATGCAAGGAGAAGAACCGGAAGCAATCAGCGCCGACGATTTAGAAGATATGATGATGCTGGATCCTCAGGGTGGGAGACGCGGTGGATATAGAGGAGACCGGGACCGCTACAGAGGAGACCGTGACCGTTACAGAGGAGACCGTGATCGCTACAGGGGAGACCGTGACCGCTACAGGGGAGACCGTGACCGTTACAGAGGCCGTCGCAACGACATGGAACTCTAA